One window of Watersipora subatra chromosome 3, tzWatSuba1.1, whole genome shotgun sequence genomic DNA carries:
- the LOC137391369 gene encoding leucine-rich repeat and WD repeat-containing protein 1-like has product MPAAKILGKDEFPEFQYKPAHQFMRCHSHNDDPADGETKIWRCAFEPDPSDSCKWTGIVATCGGSYICLIDSHKGECKAKLLQHEDQYFDVIWCTVQFADGINTNVLAAAGAEGRVTLIHPSKNKMFAHLPVFKKAYISCLRSHPANVNWLFCGADHGKIALIDTGLTGSSNYDISWQKIKMFSCTGTDIIQMIVKDSWLISAAQKGCYVWKMKNVSKDREDQTHDCQLAFPVASTADNYCDGISLLDDSTVAIKFSKGASIFIWSLSILSKKLTPVMNVKPDLILPWVKTSEIYIDITSRDGLLVAGDHKGNILLYSIGEFLKNKSAYGDTETPRCTVLWPALKPDTSDPINKRLKKIDNPPLINHASLSPDMKYLIACTDNNLVCIWSRADIASATKQ; this is encoded by the exons ATGCCAGCTGCAAAAATACTTGGTAAAGATGAATTTCCTGAGTTTCAATACAAACCGGCTCACCAGTTCATGAGATGTCACAGCCACAATGATGACCCTGCAGACGGAGAAACGAAG ATCTGGAGATGTGCATTTGAGCCAGACCCGTCAGACAGCTGCAAGTGGACCGGTATTGTAGCGACTTGTGGTGGCTCGTATATATGCCTGATAGACTCCCACAAGGGAGAGTGCAAAGCTAAACTATTGCAACACGAAGACCAGTACTTTGATGTCATCTGGTGCACAGTGCAGTTCGCTGATGGCATCAACACAAATGTTTTGGCTGCCGCAG GTGCTGAAGGACGAGTTACATTAATCCATCCATCCAAGAACAAGATGTTTGCTCACCTACCTGTGTTCAAGAAGGCCTACATCAGTTGTCTTCGCTCACACCCCGCCAACGTTAACTGGCTCTTTTGTGGCGCTGATCACGGAAAGATCGCGTTGATCGACACCGGATTGACCGGCTCATCTAACTACGACATTTCTTGGCAAAAAATTAAGATG TTTAGCTGCACAGGAACTGACATCATCCAGATGATAGTAAAGGACAGCTGGCTCATATCGGCAGCGCAGAAAGGCTGCTATGTATGGAAGATGAAGAATGTTAGTAAGGATCGGGAAGACCAAACTCATGACTGCCAGCTTGCGTTTCCTG TCGCTTCGACCGCAGACAACTACTGTGATGGCATTTCCTTGCTAGATGACTCAACTGTTGCTATCAAGTTCTCAAAGGGTGCATCGATATTTATATG GAGCCTGAGCATACTCAGCAAGAAACTGACACCTGTCATGAATGTCAAACCAGACCTTATTCTGCCATGGGTGAAGACTAGTGAGATTTACATAGATATAACGTCTCG agATGGACTGCTAGTGGCAGGGGACCACAAGGGAAATATCCTCCTCTATTCCATAGGAGAGTTTCTCAAAA ACAAGTCAGCTTACGGAGATACGGAGACACCCAGATGTACCGTGCTGTGGCCGGCTCTTAAACCAGACACGAGTGATCCCATCAATAAGCGATTGAAAAAGATAGATAATCCTCCATTAATTAATCACGCATCTCTTAGTCCAGACATGAAATATCTCATCGCTTGCACAGACAATAATTTAGTGTGCATTTGGTCACGAGCTGACATAGCTTCTGCTACCAAGCAGTAA
- the LOC137391331 gene encoding GTP-binding protein Rheb-like translates to MPAKERKIAIMGFRSVGKSSLTIQFVEGMFVDSYDPTIEDTFERSYTSPRGQEYKLQLIDTAGQDEYSLFPTNYAMNINGYVLVFSVNSRKSFEIVQIIHEKILDQTGKQGVPCVIVGNKADLRMERVVTAEEGKALAEKWGAKYVDASAKENQYVNDVFDGIIQQIEMAEGSTSAKGCLIS, encoded by the exons ATGCCAGCTAAGGAACGGAAGATTGCCATCATGGGTTTTCGATCTGTCG GGAAGTCATCACTGACTATACAGTTTGTTGAGGGAATGTTTGTCGACTCATATGATCCAACAATAGAAGACA CATTTGAACGGTCGTACACCTCACCCAGAGGACAAGAATACAAGCTTCAGCTCATTGACACAGCCGGACAG GATGAATATTCGTTATTCCCGACAAACTACGCTATGAATATTAATGGTTATGTTTTAGTCTTCTCAGTCAACTCCAGAAAAAG TTTTGAAATAGTACAGATAATCCATGAGAAGATTCTTGATCAGACTGGCAAGCAAGG GGTTCCATGTGTGATAGTAGGCAACAAGGCAGACCTGAGGATGGAAAG AGTAGTGACAGCGGAGGAAGGAAAGGCATTGGCTGAGAAGTGGGGGGCAAAATATGTAGATGCATCGGCTAAAGAGAATCAG TATGTCAACGATGTATTTGACGGGATTATTCAGCAAATAGAGATGGCGGAAGGAAGTACATCAGCAAAAGGATGTCTCATTTCTTGA